A single genomic interval of Aureliella helgolandensis harbors:
- a CDS encoding SMP-30/gluconolactonase/LRE family protein — MLRALHLLPAISALLLLLAVSLLPTEAADSLVADGATLERVADGYKFTEGPAVDREGNVFFTDQPNDRILKWSLDGSVATWLQPCGRSNGLFFDQQGNLLACADGQNELWSIQHDKTHTVLLKGYEEKLFNGPNDLWIAADGSCYFTDPYYRRDYWTRENLDAQLPKRVYRFSPDSKTLQIAADDFKQPNGIVGDPQKKLLYVADIGDKKTYRFQIADDGSLTHRTLFCEMGSDGMTLDTDGNLYLTGKGVTVFSAEGKKLQNIEVPEGWTANVCFGGADRDLLFITASDSLYQVKMKTSGIK, encoded by the coding sequence ATGTTGCGCGCCCTTCACTTGTTACCTGCAATTTCGGCACTGCTGTTACTCCTGGCGGTATCACTACTGCCAACGGAAGCGGCAGACTCCTTGGTGGCCGATGGGGCCACCCTAGAACGGGTCGCTGACGGTTACAAATTCACGGAAGGGCCCGCCGTTGACCGCGAGGGGAATGTGTTCTTTACCGACCAACCCAACGATCGAATCCTCAAATGGTCGCTCGATGGAAGCGTCGCCACATGGCTCCAGCCCTGCGGACGGAGCAACGGCTTGTTCTTCGATCAGCAGGGAAATTTGCTCGCCTGTGCCGACGGCCAAAACGAGCTGTGGAGCATCCAGCACGACAAAACCCACACTGTCTTGCTGAAAGGATACGAAGAAAAACTGTTCAACGGCCCCAACGATCTTTGGATTGCCGCCGATGGCAGCTGCTATTTCACCGATCCCTATTACCGCCGCGACTATTGGACGCGTGAAAATCTCGATGCGCAACTCCCCAAACGCGTGTACCGCTTTTCCCCCGACTCCAAGACACTCCAGATAGCTGCTGACGACTTCAAACAGCCCAATGGTATCGTGGGAGATCCGCAAAAGAAGCTCCTGTACGTCGCGGACATCGGGGATAAGAAGACATATCGCTTTCAGATTGCCGACGACGGCAGCTTGACCCACCGCACCTTGTTTTGCGAAATGGGCTCCGATGGCATGACGCTCGACACCGACGGCAATCTGTATTTGACTGGCAAGGGGGTAACGGTCTTCAGTGCTGAGGGCAAAAAACTGCAAAACATCGAAGTACCCGAGGGATGGACCGCGAATGTCTGCTTTGGTGGAGCGGATCGCGATCTCTTGTTCATTACGGCAAGCGATAGTTTGTACCAAGTCAAGATGAAGACTTCTGGAATCAAGTAG
- a CDS encoding RING finger protein produces the protein MSTDAIHRCGICRCYLDNEDLFCGNCGTENAHADSSAKRLANAPTFHNFSCQSCGASMSYDASAQALRCPFCGSTKMERRETARSVKPHSVVPRVISQQQAEATLREWLGRGFWRPKDAARASQIGKMTAVYVPYWVFEAKTDTHWTADSSPAPPGSRGDWYPVSGRNRSQYPGILIGGSSVLTSRETQAIAPFRLEAAAQALDALDLTNEIVEEFRVPRKLARPLARSTIEELERAACTQHVPNRARKLRVNVRISAMQGSPALLPVWILAYRYKQKLFRVLINGQTGKIAGDAPFSYHKLVVALLILGGIVGFFILLSIIAAAAS, from the coding sequence ATGAGCACCGATGCGATTCATCGCTGCGGCATTTGCCGTTGTTATCTCGACAATGAAGATTTGTTCTGCGGCAATTGTGGAACCGAGAACGCACACGCAGATTCTTCCGCCAAGCGACTCGCCAACGCGCCTACTTTTCACAATTTCTCCTGCCAATCTTGCGGTGCATCGATGAGCTATGATGCTTCCGCACAGGCATTGCGATGTCCGTTCTGCGGCAGCACCAAAATGGAACGCCGCGAAACGGCGCGTTCCGTCAAACCGCACAGCGTTGTTCCACGGGTGATCAGCCAGCAACAGGCGGAAGCCACGCTGCGTGAATGGCTCGGTCGCGGATTCTGGCGTCCCAAAGATGCCGCCCGGGCCTCGCAAATCGGTAAGATGACAGCCGTCTATGTTCCGTATTGGGTGTTTGAGGCCAAGACCGATACGCATTGGACGGCCGACTCCTCCCCGGCGCCGCCCGGATCACGGGGCGACTGGTATCCGGTCAGCGGCAGGAACCGCTCGCAGTACCCAGGCATCCTTATTGGAGGCAGCAGCGTTCTAACCTCCCGCGAGACACAAGCCATCGCTCCCTTTCGTCTGGAGGCCGCCGCTCAAGCACTCGACGCGCTGGACTTGACCAATGAGATTGTCGAGGAGTTTCGAGTACCGCGCAAGCTAGCAAGGCCGCTGGCGAGGAGCACGATTGAGGAATTGGAGCGTGCCGCATGCACTCAGCACGTCCCCAATCGAGCGCGAAAACTCCGTGTGAACGTACGCATCTCGGCCATGCAAGGCTCCCCTGCCCTATTGCCCGTTTGGATCTTGGCCTATCGCTACAAGCAAAAGTTATTCCGAGTCTTGATCAATGGACAAACGGGGAAGATTGCCGGGGACGCCCCCTTCTCGTACCACAAGCTAGTGGTAGCGTTGCTCATTCTCGGTGGCATCGTCGGTTTCTTCATCCTGCTTTCCATCATCGCAGCAGCCGCGAGCTAA
- the ruvB gene encoding Holliday junction branch migration DNA helicase RuvB — MTPDEPDDEKDVALRPKRIADMVGQREVIEVLRIAIDAASKREEPLGHILFDGPPGLGKTTFATCIPREMNVAVQMASGPALKAPKDIIPYLTNLEHRSVLFIDEIHRLPKAVEEYMYTAMEDFRIDIVLGEGVSARTLNLQLKPFTLIGATTRAGMLSGPMRDRFQIREHLGFYSLPELTEILERNAKKLSVEVDAESAVEIARRSRGTPRVANNRLLWVRDFAMSKSDGKVTLPIVDRAMRMTGIDQAGLDRQDRRYLETLIRVFSGGPAGIEAIAHTMNVSPDTLVDEVEPFLLRSELVIRTSRGRCVTAKAYEHLKESLADLTDHSGETD; from the coding sequence ATGACACCCGACGAGCCGGACGACGAGAAGGATGTCGCGTTGCGTCCCAAACGGATCGCCGACATGGTAGGGCAGCGCGAAGTCATCGAAGTCTTGCGAATCGCGATTGACGCTGCCAGCAAGCGTGAAGAGCCCCTCGGACATATCTTGTTCGATGGTCCACCAGGGCTGGGCAAGACTACCTTTGCAACCTGCATTCCACGCGAGATGAATGTAGCGGTACAAATGGCCAGCGGCCCCGCGTTGAAAGCCCCCAAGGACATCATTCCCTACCTCACCAATCTCGAACATCGCTCCGTGCTGTTCATCGACGAGATTCACCGCCTGCCCAAAGCGGTTGAGGAGTACATGTACACCGCGATGGAGGATTTTCGGATCGATATCGTGCTCGGAGAGGGGGTTAGCGCGCGAACTCTCAATCTGCAACTCAAGCCCTTTACACTGATCGGTGCCACCACTCGAGCTGGGATGCTGAGTGGCCCCATGCGAGACCGGTTCCAGATCCGTGAACACCTCGGCTTTTACTCTCTGCCTGAATTGACCGAGATCCTCGAGCGCAATGCCAAGAAGCTGAGCGTGGAAGTCGATGCCGAATCGGCCGTGGAGATCGCGCGGCGCAGTCGCGGCACACCACGCGTTGCCAACAATCGCCTCCTGTGGGTCCGCGACTTTGCGATGAGCAAGTCGGATGGCAAAGTCACGCTTCCCATCGTCGATCGAGCCATGAGAATGACCGGCATCGACCAAGCTGGGCTCGACCGGCAAGATCGACGTTACCTAGAAACCTTGATTCGCGTCTTCTCAGGCGGACCGGCTGGAATCGAAGCCATCGCTCATACCATGAACGTCTCACCCGACACGCTGGTCGACGAAGTGGAACCCTTCTTGCTTCGAAGTGAGCTTGTGATCCGCACATCGCGAGGGCGTTGCGTTACCGCCAAGGCCTATGAGCACCTCAAAGAAAGCTTGGCGGACCTGACCGATCACAGTGGCGAGACGGATTGA
- a CDS encoding TIM barrel protein — MNSNRRNWITTTAGLAATSPLLGHHLAAQELSAEKPRKGRIRQSVMGWCFNPMPAVELAKIGKQLGLVAIEGISADHYPAVREVGLEISLVGSHGFKEGPTSTDHHTAVEAKLRAAIDTAVQFGSPNVITFTGMQVAGMREEVAKQNCIDCWKRVIAHAEENNITLCLEHLNSRDDSHPMKGHPGYFGDDVDLCIELIQTMDSPNFRLLFDIYHVQVMHGDVIRRIRQLHPWIAHYHTAGNPGRCEIDENQEINYPPILRAILETGYTGYVAQEFIPTWENPVESLRHAIEVCDI; from the coding sequence ATGAATTCGAATCGACGAAATTGGATCACCACCACTGCCGGACTTGCAGCGACGTCCCCACTCCTCGGACACCACCTTGCCGCCCAAGAGCTCTCTGCGGAAAAACCACGCAAGGGGAGAATTCGGCAATCGGTGATGGGATGGTGCTTCAATCCAATGCCTGCCGTCGAGCTCGCCAAGATCGGTAAGCAACTGGGATTGGTGGCTATCGAAGGAATCTCTGCTGACCATTACCCAGCAGTGCGTGAGGTCGGGCTCGAGATCTCACTCGTAGGAAGTCACGGATTCAAAGAGGGGCCGACCAGTACCGACCACCACACTGCGGTTGAAGCCAAACTACGAGCAGCGATCGACACGGCCGTTCAATTCGGAAGCCCTAACGTCATCACATTCACCGGCATGCAGGTAGCTGGAATGCGAGAGGAAGTCGCCAAGCAGAATTGCATTGACTGCTGGAAACGGGTGATAGCACATGCCGAAGAAAATAACATCACGCTATGCTTAGAGCATCTCAACAGCCGTGATGACAGCCACCCCATGAAGGGACATCCAGGGTATTTTGGCGACGACGTCGACTTGTGCATCGAGTTGATCCAAACCATGGATTCTCCGAATTTTCGGCTGCTGTTCGATATCTACCATGTCCAAGTCATGCACGGTGACGTGATCCGTCGGATCCGTCAGCTTCACCCCTGGATCGCGCATTACCACACCGCCGGCAATCCAGGCCGCTGTGAGATCGACGAAAACCAAGAAATCAACTATCCCCCCATCCTGCGCGCGATCTTGGAAACGGGATATACCGGCTATGTCGCTCAGGAATTTATCCCAACCTGGGAAAACCCCGTGGAATCGCTACGCCATGCGATCGAGGTCTGCGACATCTAG